In Lactococcus paracarnosus, a genomic segment contains:
- a CDS encoding YesL family protein gives MRGLFAIDGNIYNYMLKLYEVMVLNLLFIIASLPIITIGAALTALYDVTLKMQVGIEKEMTRSFVKSFRKNGMQATKIWLTFLGFIAIACLAISLVNGHPVVFLPLLYLSVLVVGTLPYTFSLVATFENKTGVMMRNGLMLAMQHVPHTLIMISIAGLLCLYLPIYQRWLLLPVIMLGFSLTAVIQSHFIFGILVKLVGEEEVTDRET, from the coding sequence ATGCGTGGGTTATTTGCGATTGATGGCAACATCTATAACTATATGTTAAAGCTATATGAGGTGATGGTATTGAATCTGCTATTTATCATAGCTAGTCTACCGATTATTACAATCGGTGCTGCGCTAACAGCGCTCTACGATGTGACATTAAAAATGCAAGTTGGGATTGAAAAAGAAATGACACGCTCATTTGTAAAAAGTTTTAGAAAAAATGGCATGCAAGCTACAAAGATTTGGCTGACTTTTCTAGGCTTTATTGCGATAGCATGTTTGGCCATCAGTCTGGTAAATGGTCACCCAGTTGTATTTTTGCCACTTTTATATCTGAGCGTCCTTGTGGTTGGGACTTTACCCTATACCTTTTCTTTAGTTGCCACATTTGAGAATAAGACAGGCGTCATGATGCGAAATGGGCTGATGCTGGCTATGCAACATGTGCCACATACGCTTATCATGATCAGTATTGCTGGTTTACTTTGCCTGTATCTACCGATTTATCAAAGATGGCTTTTGTTACCAGTTATCATGCTTGGCTTTAGCCTGACAGCGGTGATTCAAAGTCACTTTATTTTTGGTATTTTGGTAAAATTAGTAGGAGAAGAAGAAGTAACTGATAGGGAAACATAG